The DNA sequence TCCGACGACGATGAGCGCCACCTGGGTGGATGAAAGGCCGAAGAAGTACAGGAAGTACCCGGCAAACCCGATGGAGACGGCACTCGCGCCTATGATATAGTCCGCCGACTGCATCCAGCCCACCACAAACCCCCAGAACTTCCCAAACGCCCGGTGCGTGAAGATGAAGGACCCGCCCGATTCGGTGATGAAGGAGGAGAGTTCCGCGGCGCTGAGCGCCGTGAAGAGGGCAACGAACCCCGCGATTACAAATGAGAGAATGACCGACGGCCCGGCGATGCCGGAAGCAACTCCCACCAGCACGAATATCCCCGCACCGATGATGGCGCCGATACTGACGGCCGCGGCGGGCCATACCCCGAGGGTGCGTTTCAGTTCGGTCATGGATAGGAGTCTGATTCCCTCGGAAGGAGAAGAGTCTTTGCCCACTTCTCCGGCACTGACGAACCTCCATATTTTCATCCGGCGAAAGAAGGGAACGCCATTTCTTCCGCGGCAGTGACGTTCTCCTCCTACTTCTCCAAAAATGCCCGAAGCTCCTTCAGCGGCCGGGTATTGACGACATCCCCGGCTTCCAGCCACCCCCTTCGTGCGACGGCGACGCCCAAGGCCATGAACCGGAGGTGGTCGCGATTGTGGGCGTCGGTCCCGATGGCCATTGTCACCCCCGCATCACGGGCCCGGCGGCAGTGGACGTCGGAGAGGTCGAGCCGGGTGGGAAAGGCGTTGATCTCCATCATCACGTGCGCCGCGGCCGCTGCTGAGAAGACCGCGTCCATGTCGAACCGGTAGGCGGGCCGTCGCTGGATAAGGCGGCCGGTGGGGTGGCCGATGATGTCCACGTGGTCGTGGGAGACGGCCGCAAGGAGGCGCTCGGTCATCTCCGCCCCCGTCTGCCGGAACCCCGAGTGGACGCTTGCGACGACGACGTCGAGGTCGCGGAGGATCTTCTTGGGGACGTCAGGGAGTCCGTCCTTGTCGATGTTCGCCTCGATGCCGTGGAGGACGGTGATCCCCTTCCCGGCAAGGTCGCGGTTCACCTGTTCGATCTCTTTTGCCTGCTCGAGTATTTCACCGGGCGAAATCCCATGGGCGACGGGGAGGCCCGCCGAGTGGTCGCAGACGGCGATGTACTCCCAGCCGCAGGCGAGGGCCGCCTCCGCCATCTCGCGGATGGTGTTCGCCCCGTCGCTCCAGGTGGTGTGGACGTGCAGGCCCCCCCGGATGTCCCCGTACCCGATGAGGTCGGGAAGCGTCCCTTCGCGGGCCGCCGCGATCTCGCCCCGGTCCTCGCGGAGCTCCGGCGGGATATACGCCATATCCAGCGCCCCGTAGATATCCTCCTCCCGCTCCCGGGCGATGACCGTCTCGCCCTCGCGGGCGAAGAGGCCGTATTCGCTCAGCTTCCACCCCCGGCCGATCGCGATCTGACGCAGGGCGATGTTGTGGGACTTCGAGCCGGTGAAGTACTGGAGCGCCGCCCCGAACTGCTCCGCTGTGACCACCCGCATGTCCACGTGGAGATTGTCGCCCACGACGATCGTGCTCTTGGTGGGGCCCGTCATCACGACCCGTGTCGCCTGGGGGAGTGAACAGAAGAATGCGGAAACCGTCCCGGGGTCGTCAGTTGCGACGAGGACGTCCACGTCGCCTATCGTCTCCTTCCGGCGGCGGATGGAGCCTGCAAGGCAGGCCCGGATGACCGCCGGGTGCCCGGCAAGCGCCGCCTCGATGGCCTCCGCATCGGGGAGGATATAGCCGAGGAGGAAACGCGAGCCCCGTTCCCGGTACACCTGTATGGCCGCAAGGAGATTCTCTTCAGACGTTTCGCCGAAGCCCGCAAGTCCGCGGATTTTGCCCGCCTTCGCCGCCGCTTCGAGATCGTCGACGTCGTCCACGCCGAGCTTCTTGTGCAGGAGGAGGGCCTTCTTCGGCCCAATGCCCTCGATCTCGAGGAGCTCCACCATCCCCGCCGGGAGTTCCTTGCGCAGGTCCGCGAGATACGGGAGCTCGCCCTCCTCGATGAGCGTTACAATCTTCGCCGCGATGTTCTCCCCGACGCCGGGGATCTCCTCGAGGTCGCCGCGGGCATAGACGTCACCCACGTCCTCGCCCAGCGACTCGATGCTCTGCGCCGCCCGCTGGTAGGCACGGGGCTTGAATTTGACGCCTTGGAACTCGAGGAGCTCGGCTATTTCATAGAGGACGGCGGCGATGTCGGCGTTGGTGAGGGAGGTGGGGGGCATTTCGTATGTGTACTCCTTTTATATCGGGGTTCTGACCATCCATCCTGCCAAAAGGAGTGCGTGAGTGAATTGGCTCCCGATTGTTCTATATCCAAGAGGAGGAAGTCGGAGTATTTATGATCTGGGTATCAGGGCATGGCCCCATTAGTAGGCGACAAAAAAATCAGCCCAATATATATATTAGTTTCTGAGAATCGGATTAAAATGCGAATGAAATAAATATGATTGTTTGCAGGATCAATTGTATTGCATTGATTGTGTTCATTCCAATTGGTGTTCAACAGAAAGTCGGATAAAATCCACCAAACGACAGTATCCACACAAATACGAGAGCTTTTCGAAGCGCAGGGTTCCGGGGGGGGCTTGCCCTACAATTATCTCGTCGTTTTTCGGGCAGAGGCATACCAAGAGGTAACCGAAGGTTGGGAATGGTCAATGATGCGAAGGAGGGGAGAATTATGAGAAATTGGGAGTATCCTAGAGGATGTCAGACAACGCATAAAATTTGTACTTTTTTGAAAATGGCGAACATTTCTGGAGGGAGCATATATGAGAAATAATTCCATTTGCAAATATTCAGCAATTATTTTACTAATAGTTGGAATTTGTGCTGTAGGGACGGCATCTGCGTTTGGAGAACCAGATATTGGAGTGAATATCCTTGCCCCGGATGAATTCATGCCCGATTCGACATATTATATCGGAATACAATACATTGTCAACGATCCTGACTGGGACAACCCTGCAATTAGCCCCGATATTGATTTGAGTGTGAATAATGCAGAAATTCTTGGTTACATGAGCGACAGTTTCTCCGCCACCACTTCTCCCCGAGATTACTATTTTTATTTGGATGGAGAAATTCAAGAAAATGAAATTCGAAATATTGTTGTGGTTATTAAAACCGGTTTGTCCGGGAATGTTGAATTAAATTGCATTGCAAGAGCCCATGATCTAGACGATTATGCAAATATCGTTACAGCCTCTGGCGCGTGGGCCATTCCTATCATAGAAAAAAACCAAAATAGCGTGGAATATTTTAAAGCTCTTGCAGAACAGCGAAAGACATTATTCCAACAATATTTGTACCAAATTGATGACACAGTTCTTGGTTCGCCCAGCCAGGTCATGGAGGAGAACGATCAGGCAATGCAAGCAGCCCTCTTACAGCTTACTTCTGTATGTTATGAAATGACTAAACAAGAAATTATCAGTGCGGGTATTGGGGCCTATGTGAGCCCCTTTATCGGAACGGAGAATTATGAATATATTGACCTCTGTTTTGATACATACGAGGGAGTTGAGGGATATGAAGGATATCAGGTGTTTGATTTCATTAATTCGAAATTATATCAAACCTCATTAATGGTAGATGGAATACAATTGGATATACGAATTTCTGGTTTATTTGGAGGGGGGCCAGATGATGCACTTACCGATTATATTTCATTGATTGATCAAGAAATCGATTGCTGGAACAGAAACGATTTCGTTGGTCTCAAAAATGTATTGAATGAAGAGAAGGAATTCAGTTCATACGAATCGAATTTTCAAAGTGTTTCATCGGGTATAGATAATTATCAGGATCTTTCTGATGAAACAAGGGCCTTTATTCGTCTTTTATATGGAACAGTAGGCAATTCCATTGCCTCAGATAATAGGTTAATTGACGAATATATAGAATCATCAATTGAATCACCAAAACCTACAATTATTTCTGTGCCGTCTAGTTCCCAATATTTGGAAAATGGAGGTGAATCTGAACTAATTTTCAAGATTCGTAATGATGGGGGAACAGCAAGTGACTCGTATTTCTCTTTAAGTATTTCCGATGGATTAAGCATCACCGATACTTCATCAGATAAATCAAATGGCATTTTCAGCACCTCTTATGAAGGAGACTTAATTTGGACCAAAGATGGGTACCAGATTCCAGCGAGTTATACCCTCCTCGATTGGTACAGGCCTTGGTTAGGAGCGGGTGAGGAACAGACAATACGCGTTAAAATAAAAGGGATAGATAATGGCGAACAATGGATTAAATATCGCCTCGCGTTTAAACCACAACTTGATAATTTTGACTATATTCGAAACCCCGCGTCAGGAGAATTGGATCAGCAAGGGTGGTATACGTATTTAATCAACGTCGATGTTGGTACATCCCCTCCAGGAAATAATCCTCCTTCCGTCCCAACTCCGTCATCACCTACAAACGGTGAAACAGACGTTTCAACAATTAGGTGGTTATTATGGGAATGTTCTGATCCTGATGGGGATACGTTAACGTACGATGTTTATCTTGGCACAAGTCTTTCCAATATTCCTCTCGTAAAATCGAGAAATACCAATAATCAATATGATCCTGATCTCAACTATGGCACTACCTATTACTGGAAAATTATTGCAAAAGATGATGATTATGCCGTACCAGGCGGTCCTTGGAGTTTTACAACGAAAGCGGAAGATTCAGAACCACCAATAAATAATCCACCATCCATTCCAACCCCGAATTATCCACTAAACGGCGAAATTGATGTTTCAATAAACCCTTCGCTATCCTGGTCATGTTCTGATCCCGACTTTGACGATTTAAGGTATGATGTCTATCTGGGCACAAGTCCGACTTCTCTCAATCTTGTTAGTTCCGGGACTACAGTCAACCAATTTGATCCAATACTGGATTATGATACGACTTACTACTGGAAAATTATTGCAACAGATGGTACTAGTCCGGTCACAGGAGGGCCATGGAGTTTCACCACGAAGGCGGAAGATTCAGAACCACCAATTAATAATCCACCATCCATTCCAACCCCGAATTATCCACTAAACGGCGAAATTGATGTCTCAATAAACCCTTCGCTCTCCTGGTCCTGTTCTGATCCCGATTTTGACGAATTAAGGTATGATGTATATCTGGGCACTAGTCC is a window from the Methanovulcanius yangii genome containing:
- the polX gene encoding DNA polymerase/3'-5' exonuclease PolX; protein product: MPPTSLTNADIAAVLYEIAELLEFQGVKFKPRAYQRAAQSIESLGEDVGDVYARGDLEEIPGVGENIAAKIVTLIEEGELPYLADLRKELPAGMVELLEIEGIGPKKALLLHKKLGVDDVDDLEAAAKAGKIRGLAGFGETSEENLLAAIQVYRERGSRFLLGYILPDAEAIEAALAGHPAVIRACLAGSIRRRKETIGDVDVLVATDDPGTVSAFFCSLPQATRVVMTGPTKSTIVVGDNLHVDMRVVTAEQFGAALQYFTGSKSHNIALRQIAIGRGWKLSEYGLFAREGETVIAREREEDIYGALDMAYIPPELREDRGEIAAAREGTLPDLIGYGDIRGGLHVHTTWSDGANTIREMAEAALACGWEYIAVCDHSAGLPVAHGISPGEILEQAKEIEQVNRDLAGKGITVLHGIEANIDKDGLPDVPKKILRDLDVVVASVHSGFRQTGAEMTERLLAAVSHDHVDIIGHPTGRLIQRRPAYRFDMDAVFSAAAAAHVMMEINAFPTRLDLSDVHCRRARDAGVTMAIGTDAHNRDHLRFMALGVAVARRGWLEAGDVVNTRPLKELRAFLEK